Proteins co-encoded in one Candidatus Eisenbacteria bacterium genomic window:
- a CDS encoding aldehyde dehydrogenase EutE has protein sequence MSPNNPQEVQSLVAEVLQRLQGHGVHLPGSPQPLPAGMPAGRFLGLWPDVGTAVENAWEAHRHLMELSLEERARILEGMRRCVRQNVNELARLAVEETGLGRVDDKIKKNLLVADKTPGLEALLPKATTGDRGLTLEEMAPWGVIGSVTPCTNPSETIICNGIGMVAGGNAVVFAPHPAAKRTSFTAIDILNRASYELGGPQHLFNSFEEPTIEKAQALMRHPRVPLLVVTGGPAVVREAMSTGKRVIAAGPGNPPAVVDETADLEKAARNILLGASLDNNIICVDEKEAIIVGSVMDRFKQLLENEGAYELHGHQIRRLEEIVLESAVQGPDPSTVKKEWVGKNAECYLEALGVTSSRPVRLITAEVDYNHPWVWTELLMPVFPLVRVRDIHAAMDLAVEAERGHHHTATIHSRNIESLSTLARRINTSIFVKNGPACAGLGFGGEGYTSFTIAGPTGEGLTTARHFCRYRRCTMVDSFRIV, from the coding sequence ATGTCTCCAAACAATCCCCAAGAAGTCCAATCGCTCGTCGCAGAGGTTTTACAAAGGCTTCAGGGTCACGGTGTCCACCTGCCGGGTTCCCCGCAGCCGTTGCCGGCAGGAATGCCGGCAGGGCGGTTTCTTGGTCTTTGGCCGGATGTCGGAACAGCGGTCGAAAATGCGTGGGAGGCGCACCGCCATCTCATGGAACTCTCGCTTGAGGAGAGAGCGCGGATTCTCGAAGGGATGCGGCGCTGTGTGCGCCAGAATGTAAATGAACTTGCCCGGCTCGCGGTTGAAGAGACGGGCCTCGGCCGAGTCGACGATAAAATAAAAAAGAATCTGCTGGTGGCGGATAAAACCCCCGGGCTCGAAGCGCTTCTTCCCAAGGCGACGACAGGGGACCGAGGTTTAACATTGGAGGAAATGGCTCCATGGGGGGTTATCGGATCGGTTACACCCTGCACCAATCCCTCTGAAACGATTATCTGCAACGGGATCGGAATGGTCGCCGGAGGCAATGCCGTTGTCTTTGCCCCTCATCCGGCCGCAAAAAGGACCAGTTTCACGGCGATCGATATTCTTAACAGGGCTTCATACGAACTCGGCGGTCCCCAGCATTTGTTCAACTCCTTTGAAGAGCCGACGATTGAAAAGGCGCAGGCATTGATGCGGCATCCCCGGGTCCCCCTTCTGGTGGTCACCGGGGGGCCGGCGGTCGTCCGCGAAGCGATGAGCACGGGCAAGCGTGTCATCGCCGCCGGACCGGGAAACCCTCCGGCGGTTGTCGATGAAACGGCTGATTTGGAGAAGGCCGCCCGCAATATCCTTCTTGGAGCTTCCCTGGACAATAACATTATTTGCGTCGATGAAAAGGAAGCCATCATTGTCGGATCGGTCATGGACCGGTTCAAGCAACTTCTTGAGAACGAAGGGGCCTATGAACTTCACGGGCACCAGATCCGCCGGCTGGAAGAGATCGTTCTCGAATCGGCCGTTCAGGGTCCCGATCCCTCGACCGTGAAAAAAGAATGGGTGGGGAAGAATGCTGAATGCTATCTCGAAGCACTCGGTGTCACCTCTTCACGCCCCGTCCGATTGATCACGGCCGAGGTCGATTATAACCATCCCTGGGTTTGGACCGAATTGCTGATGCCGGTTTTTCCGCTGGTCCGGGTTCGCGACATCCATGCCGCGATGGATCTCGCCGTGGAGGCGGAGAGGGGGCACCATCATACGGCGACCATCCATTCCCGCAATATTGAATCCCTCTCAACCTTGGCCCGGCGGATCAACACTTCGATTTTTGTTAAAAATGGACCGGCCTGCGCCGGCCTGGGTTTTGGCGGGGAGGGGTACACCAGCTTTACCATTGCAGGACCGACCGGCGAAGGCTTGACGACGGCGCGCCATTTCTGCCGCTACCGTCGTTGCACTATGGTTGATTCTTTTCGGATTGTATAA
- the gcvPB gene encoding aminomethyl-transferring glycine dehydrogenase subunit GcvPB: protein MNVELIFEKSRKDHRGHSFPKDGGDKPALDDLIPERHRRSKPPRLPEVTESEVVRHYIKLSALNFHVDKGMYPLGSCTMKYNPKVHEDLANINRFAGLHPCAPVELCQGTLEMLYRFSEEMSHIMGMDALSLQPSAGAQGEMLGMKLVAAYHKDRGLNKKTVLIPDSAHGTNPASVAVAGFTPVEIPSGPDGRINLEATREKINDETAAIIITNPNTLGIFERDMPTIARWIHEVDGLVYMDGANLNALVGWTRPGDLGADIVHINLHKTFSTPHGGGGPGAGPIGVKAGLIPFLPIPGVIREGAGYALDWNRPKSVGKIHPFMGNVGVILRAWAYMRTLGAEGLAAISRAAIVNANYLLHLVKEDYSPARPGPCMHEFVITPRIPKEKGLRNTDVAKRLLDFGFYAPTVSFPLIVHEALMVEPTESERQDTLERYAAVLKQIAKEAVETPQTLKDAPTETPVGRLDEAAAARRLKLRWEPEDAGETA, encoded by the coding sequence ATGAATGTCGAATTGATTTTTGAAAAATCCCGGAAAGATCATCGGGGCCATTCATTTCCAAAGGATGGAGGCGATAAACCCGCCCTTGACGATCTGATTCCCGAGAGGCACCGCCGTTCGAAGCCGCCGCGGTTGCCTGAGGTGACCGAATCCGAGGTTGTCCGGCATTATATAAAACTCTCGGCGCTCAATTTTCATGTGGACAAAGGAATGTACCCTCTGGGTTCTTGTACCATGAAGTACAACCCGAAGGTGCACGAAGATCTGGCCAACATTAACCGGTTTGCCGGGCTTCATCCATGCGCCCCAGTTGAACTATGCCAAGGGACGCTTGAAATGTTATACCGGTTCTCCGAAGAGATGTCCCACATCATGGGTATGGACGCTCTCTCCCTTCAGCCCAGCGCCGGGGCGCAGGGGGAAATGTTGGGCATGAAGCTGGTGGCGGCCTATCATAAAGATCGAGGGTTGAACAAAAAAACCGTTTTGATCCCCGACTCGGCGCATGGAACCAATCCGGCGTCGGTTGCCGTCGCGGGATTTACACCGGTGGAAATCCCCTCGGGGCCCGACGGCCGGATAAATCTGGAAGCGACGCGTGAAAAGATCAACGACGAAACGGCGGCGATCATCATTACCAATCCCAATACTTTGGGTATTTTTGAACGGGATATGCCGACGATCGCCCGGTGGATTCATGAAGTCGACGGCTTGGTCTATATGGACGGCGCCAATCTGAACGCCTTGGTTGGATGGACCCGTCCCGGCGATCTTGGGGCGGATATTGTTCACATTAACCTGCACAAGACATTTTCCACACCGCACGGCGGCGGGGGGCCGGGGGCTGGACCGATCGGGGTCAAGGCCGGTCTGATCCCTTTCCTACCCATTCCTGGAGTGATCAGGGAGGGGGCAGGGTATGCCCTCGATTGGAACAGACCCAAGAGTGTGGGGAAGATCCATCCCTTCATGGGAAATGTGGGTGTGATTCTCAGGGCATGGGCCTACATGCGCACGCTCGGGGCCGAGGGTTTGGCGGCGATCAGCCGGGCGGCGATCGTCAATGCCAATTACCTGCTGCATCTGGTGAAGGAAGATTATTCGCCGGCCCGTCCAGGTCCCTGCATGCACGAGTTCGTCATTACTCCAAGGATTCCAAAGGAAAAGGGGCTTCGGAATACGGATGTCGCCAAACGCCTCCTTGATTTCGGCTTTTATGCGCCGACCGTATCCTTCCCCCTTATCGTGCATGAGGCGTTGATGGTGGAGCCCACCGAATCCGAGCGGCAGGATACCCTGGAGCGGTATGCGGCGGTTTTGAAGCAAATTGCCAAGGAGGCGGTGGAAACTCCTCAAACACTTAAAGATGCGCCTACGGAGACTCCTGTGGGCCGTCTGGATGAAGCGGCAGCCGCCAGAAGGTTGAAGCTGCGCTGGGAGCCTGAGGATGCCGGAGAGACCGCCTGA
- a CDS encoding EutN/CcmL family microcompartment protein, which yields MLLGAVVGTVVSTRKDEALTGMKFLAVEELDRSLKPTGRQVVAVDAVGAGPGELVLYASGSSARLTKLTHERAVDCVIMAIVDRIDTLEESVYVKHSASQED from the coding sequence GTGCTACTGGGAGCCGTTGTGGGGACGGTCGTCTCCACACGAAAGGATGAAGCCCTGACCGGCATGAAATTCCTCGCCGTCGAGGAATTGGACCGGTCGCTGAAACCAACCGGCCGCCAGGTTGTCGCCGTCGATGCCGTCGGCGCCGGTCCCGGGGAGCTGGTGCTTTATGCCTCGGGAAGTTCCGCCCGCCTGACCAAGCTCACACACGAACGCGCCGTCGATTGCGTGATTATGGCTATCGTGGATCGAATCGATACCCTTGAGGAGTCGGTTTATGTAAAGCACTCGGCTTCTCAGGAGGATTAA
- a CDS encoding cold shock domain-containing protein has protein sequence MVENGRVKWFNDAKGYGFIERESGPDVFVHYSEIGGDGFRTLEEGMKVQFEVKEGPKGLHATSVTKVKE, from the coding sequence ATGGTAGAGAATGGCCGAGTTAAGTGGTTCAACGACGCAAAAGGGTACGGTTTCATTGAAAGGGAAAGCGGCCCGGATGTTTTTGTCCACTATTCAGAGATTGGTGGAGATGGTTTTCGCACCCTAGAAGAGGGCATGAAGGTTCAATTTGAGGTTAAAGAGGGTCCCAAAGGGCTTCATGCAACCAGCGTGACCAAGGTGAAGGAGTAA
- the gcvPA gene encoding aminomethyl-transferring glycine dehydrogenase subunit GcvPA, whose protein sequence is MNHCVGHTQKEEEVMLSRIGVASFEDLLEQIPKDQRLKKTLDLPFPLSESELKGLFNKLSRKNYDAAVVPSFLGAGYYDHDHPAAVGHMIQRSEFATAYTPYQAEVSQGTLASIFEFQTAICELTGLDVANASLYDGGSACGEALWMALGETRRNKILVSEGLNPCWRRVVETYLGTPGVVLETLPSLKGRVDPAELKSAITSDVAAVLVQHPNVYGLLEETGALGEVVQGTGAHLVASVDPVSLALLEPPGSWGATTAIGEGQSLAISPSYGGPAIGFMATRSSMMRRMPGRIVAEATDTRGQRGFVLTLQTREQHIRRAKATSNICTNSNLVALAMLISLSLMGPVGLREMAELSLRKAWRARERLLKIPGVTAPFAGPFFREFLLELPRDAEEVVLEIYRREGILAGVPGARLWKDHPNRLLVAVTEKRTDDEVEQYAAALEGVLAS, encoded by the coding sequence ATGAACCATTGCGTGGGACACACTCAAAAAGAAGAAGAGGTGATGCTGAGCCGGATCGGCGTCGCCTCGTTCGAAGATCTTTTGGAACAAATCCCCAAGGATCAGCGTCTTAAAAAAACCCTCGATCTCCCGTTCCCGCTTTCGGAATCGGAATTGAAGGGGTTATTCAATAAACTCTCGAGAAAAAACTACGATGCGGCTGTCGTGCCCTCGTTTCTCGGTGCGGGATATTACGATCACGACCACCCCGCCGCCGTGGGGCACATGATTCAGCGATCGGAATTCGCAACGGCCTATACGCCCTACCAAGCCGAGGTCTCCCAGGGAACCCTTGCGTCTATATTTGAATTTCAGACGGCCATTTGTGAACTGACAGGTCTCGATGTCGCCAATGCCTCACTGTATGACGGCGGATCGGCCTGCGGCGAAGCGCTCTGGATGGCCTTGGGTGAAACGCGCCGGAACAAGATACTTGTTTCCGAGGGACTCAATCCCTGCTGGCGCCGGGTCGTGGAGACCTACCTCGGCACGCCGGGTGTCGTTTTGGAGACCCTGCCGTCGTTGAAGGGACGAGTGGATCCGGCGGAGTTGAAAAGCGCCATCACCTCAGACGTCGCCGCGGTTCTTGTTCAACATCCGAATGTCTATGGCCTTCTTGAAGAAACCGGCGCCTTGGGTGAGGTCGTTCAAGGAACCGGCGCGCATCTCGTCGCTTCGGTCGATCCCGTATCCCTTGCGCTGCTCGAGCCGCCGGGTTCCTGGGGCGCCACCACGGCGATTGGAGAGGGGCAATCCTTGGCGATTTCTCCCTCGTACGGGGGACCGGCTATTGGATTCATGGCCACGCGTTCCTCTATGATGCGCCGAATGCCCGGCCGGATCGTCGCCGAGGCTACCGATACGCGCGGCCAGCGGGGTTTTGTGCTGACGCTTCAAACCCGCGAACAACATATCCGGCGGGCGAAGGCCACATCGAATATTTGTACAAACAGCAATCTTGTGGCCCTGGCGATGCTGATCTCCCTTTCCCTTATGGGTCCCGTCGGATTGCGTGAGATGGCCGAGCTCTCCCTTCGCAAGGCTTGGCGGGCCCGGGAGCGGCTGCTGAAAATCCCCGGTGTCACAGCACCCTTCGCAGGCCCGTTCTTCAGGGAATTCCTGCTCGAGCTCCCCCGGGACGCCGAGGAAGTTGTACTGGAGATTTATAGAAGGGAAGGGATCCTTGCCGGTGTCCCCGGCGCCCGGCTTTGGAAAGACCACCCCAACCGGCTCCTCGTCGCTGTCACGGAGAAAAGGACCGACGATGAAGTTGAACAATACGCCGCCGCATTGGAAGGGGTTCTTGCATCATGA
- a CDS encoding BMC domain-containing protein: MVREALAAIDIESIAEGFRVADTMVKDARCDLLTCSPVTPGRFLIVVAGPVGEVESAYKRALREARGVNDEIFLPVVHPALIEALALPDIPEDLDALGLFETQSLSSCLAAADTAVKGSTIRLLHVYLSRGIQGKGFILAEGSQDMVEAACTLARRRAGEKWVNGVVIPRPHIDFMKRLRERPWGWLAGQEIL; this comes from the coding sequence ATGGTACGGGAAGCGTTGGCGGCCATCGATATCGAATCGATCGCGGAGGGTTTCCGCGTCGCTGATACGATGGTCAAAGATGCCAGGTGTGATCTCCTGACGTGCAGTCCCGTTACACCCGGGCGGTTCCTCATCGTCGTGGCCGGTCCGGTGGGAGAGGTCGAATCGGCCTATAAACGGGCTCTGCGTGAAGCCCGCGGCGTTAACGATGAGATCTTTCTTCCGGTCGTCCATCCTGCCCTCATCGAGGCCCTCGCACTGCCGGACATACCGGAGGATCTCGATGCCCTCGGTCTCTTTGAGACACAATCCCTCTCCTCCTGCCTGGCCGCGGCCGACACGGCGGTGAAGGGGTCCACCATCCGCCTGCTGCACGTCTATCTTTCCCGGGGGATCCAGGGGAAGGGTTTCATCCTCGCTGAGGGAAGTCAGGATATGGTCGAAGCGGCCTGCACTTTGGCACGCCGGAGGGCGGGTGAGAAGTGGGTCAACGGGGTTGTGATCCCAAGGCCTCATATTGATTTTATGAAACGCCTCCGGGAACGGCCCTGGGGTTGGCTTGCCGGACAGGAAATACTCTAG
- a CDS encoding glutamate mutase L codes for MMPEEIRTILATDCGSTTTKAILIDKLEDGYRLIVRGEAPTTVEAPFEDVTRGVLNSIREVEELSGRQILDGEKIITPRDGNRGVDIYLSTSSAGGGLQMMVTGVVKSMTGESAQRAALGAGAIVMDVIASNDGRLPHEKIRRIRDLRPDMILLSGGVDGGTTTHVVELAEILAAADPKPRLGRAYQLPVIYAGNKDAIGPVEDRLADKTALEITENIRPLMERENLSPARHKIHELFMEHVMSHAPGYHKLMSWTPQPIMPTPAAVGSIIQTISEQQGIEVLGVDIGGATTDVFSVFQNVFNRTVSANLGMSYSVSNVLVEAGVPNVLRWIPFAMDEKDLQNRIKNKMIRPTSVPDTLEELMVEQAIAREALRLAFEQHKSLAVGLKGVQKERTISDTFEQTGSGATLINMSDLDLLVGSGGCLSHAPRRVQAAAMLIDAFLPEKVTELAVDSIFMMPQLGVLASVHPAAATQVFDKDCLIRLGTCIAPIGTGKDMQKCLNVVVKFPDGREETIDIPFGNILRIPLDPGDEAEVTMHPAGGFDVGMGKGKSRKSTLRGGVSGLIFDCRGRQPFEPPKENEMRVRKLKEWSKAMDLYPEA; via the coding sequence ATGATGCCGGAAGAGATCCGAACGATCTTGGCCACGGACTGTGGATCAACAACGACAAAGGCCATTCTCATCGATAAGCTCGAGGATGGGTACCGTCTCATCGTGAGAGGCGAAGCGCCGACAACCGTTGAGGCGCCCTTTGAAGATGTGACACGAGGGGTTCTCAACTCTATTCGGGAGGTTGAGGAACTTTCAGGTCGCCAGATCCTCGATGGCGAGAAAATCATCACACCGAGAGACGGCAATAGGGGTGTGGACATCTATCTCTCCACATCGAGCGCCGGAGGCGGTTTGCAGATGATGGTCACCGGTGTCGTTAAATCGATGACCGGAGAGTCGGCCCAGAGAGCGGCTTTGGGCGCCGGAGCGATCGTGATGGATGTGATCGCTTCGAATGACGGCCGGCTGCCTCATGAGAAGATCCGCCGGATTCGTGACCTGCGTCCGGATATGATCCTCCTTTCGGGAGGGGTTGACGGGGGGACGACGACACACGTCGTCGAACTCGCCGAGATCCTCGCAGCGGCCGATCCCAAACCACGGTTGGGACGGGCTTACCAGCTTCCCGTCATCTATGCGGGCAATAAAGATGCGATCGGTCCGGTCGAGGACCGACTCGCCGATAAGACGGCTTTGGAGATCACTGAAAATATCCGCCCTCTGATGGAGAGGGAGAATCTCAGCCCGGCGCGTCATAAGATCCATGAATTGTTCATGGAACATGTGATGTCACATGCTCCCGGGTATCACAAACTCATGTCCTGGACCCCGCAACCGATCATGCCGACACCGGCCGCGGTTGGGTCAATCATCCAGACCATATCAGAGCAGCAGGGGATCGAAGTTCTCGGTGTCGATATCGGCGGGGCGACGACGGATGTCTTTAGTGTTTTTCAGAATGTTTTTAACCGGACGGTGAGCGCCAACCTCGGTATGTCTTATTCGGTATCGAATGTATTGGTCGAGGCGGGTGTTCCCAATGTTTTGCGCTGGATTCCCTTTGCCATGGATGAAAAGGATCTGCAGAACCGGATCAAGAACAAGATGATCCGCCCGACGTCGGTTCCCGATACACTCGAAGAGTTGATGGTCGAGCAGGCGATTGCGCGTGAAGCGCTTCGTTTGGCCTTTGAGCAGCATAAGTCCCTCGCTGTTGGATTGAAGGGTGTACAAAAGGAGCGGACGATCAGCGACACTTTTGAGCAGACCGGTTCCGGGGCGACGCTGATCAATATGTCGGATCTCGATCTGCTGGTCGGCAGTGGCGGCTGTCTTTCACATGCGCCGCGCCGCGTTCAAGCCGCTGCCATGCTGATCGATGCCTTCCTCCCCGAGAAGGTGACCGAGCTGGCGGTCGACTCCATCTTCATGATGCCGCAGCTCGGCGTCCTGGCTTCGGTTCACCCCGCTGCGGCGACGCAGGTCTTTGATAAAGATTGCCTTATCCGATTGGGAACCTGCATCGCGCCGATCGGAACGGGCAAGGATATGCAGAAATGCCTGAACGTGGTGGTGAAATTCCCCGACGGCCGTGAAGAAACAATCGATATCCCCTTCGGCAATATCCTGCGCATTCCTTTGGATCCTGGCGATGAAGCGGAAGTCACCATGCATCCCGCCGGGGGATTCGATGTCGGAATGGGTAAGGGCAAGAGCCGCAAATCAACGCTGCGTGGCGGAGTTTCGGGTCTCATCTTTGATTGCCGCGGTCGTCAACCTTTCGAGCCGCCAAAGGAAAACGAGATGCGCGTCCGCAAGCTGAAAGAGTGGTCGAAGGCGATGGATCTTTACCCGGAAGCATAG
- the gcvH gene encoding glycine cleavage system protein GcvH, with amino-acid sequence MEFPEGFYYTKDHEWVRKEGDEVVIGITDYAQQALGDIVFVELPADGGDLRQGDPFGSVEAVKAVADLFSPIVGSVTAVNLDLEDNPGLVNASPYGDGWIIRAKVDEATHWDELLDVLAYQELVKGLEG; translated from the coding sequence ATGGAATTTCCTGAAGGCTTCTATTATACAAAAGATCATGAATGGGTACGTAAGGAAGGGGATGAGGTCGTCATCGGCATTACCGATTATGCCCAACAGGCTCTCGGCGACATCGTCTTTGTGGAACTTCCGGCCGACGGCGGTGACCTGAGGCAGGGGGATCCCTTCGGATCGGTCGAGGCCGTGAAGGCCGTAGCTGATCTTTTTTCACCCATAGTGGGATCCGTAACGGCCGTCAATCTGGATCTCGAGGATAACCCCGGGCTGGTCAATGCCTCTCCCTATGGTGACGGGTGGATCATCAGGGCGAAGGTTGATGAAGCGACCCATTGGGATGAGCTGTTGGATGTCCTGGCATATCAGGAGTTGGTCAAGGGCCTTGAAGGTTGA
- a CDS encoding BMC domain-containing protein — translation MEEALGMIETRGFVGMVEAADAMLKAARVTLVGYEKIGGGYCTAIVRGDVAAVRAATEAGGNAASKVGEVISIHVIPRPHPGVDENLPVVPPHPAGA, via the coding sequence ATGGAAGAAGCCTTGGGAATGATTGAAACGCGGGGGTTTGTCGGCATGGTTGAGGCCGCGGACGCCATGTTGAAGGCCGCTCGGGTGACCTTGGTGGGATACGAGAAGATCGGAGGCGGTTATTGTACCGCCATCGTTCGCGGGGATGTCGCTGCCGTGCGCGCCGCCACGGAAGCCGGCGGAAACGCCGCCAGCAAGGTGGGTGAGGTTATCAGCATCCATGTTATCCCCAGACCCCATCCCGGCGTCGACGAGAATCTCCCGGTTGTGCCGCCGCATCCGGCGGGCGCCTAA